In the Colletotrichum higginsianum IMI 349063 chromosome 7 map unlocalized unitig_7, whole genome shotgun sequence genome, one interval contains:
- a CDS encoding Neutral protease 2-like protein, which yields MKFSIGVSLLATLASAVNVDMAKRDTSPLDVKLEAVGNSGVKAVLTNTGDSDIKLFKTGTFLDSAPVEKVEVFAAGNKIDFDGVRLQIATSGLSEDAFQIVAAGQSLEVEFDAAELHDLSKGGSVDIVTQGSFLYADADSTEIAGTVPFSSNSVHTEINGEEAASARAAFLAKRTIVQSDCTGTRRTATVNAISRCRSLAVAASQAAASGPAARMTEYFKSSTTATRNSVATVFRNIVSECGSTTSGVSRQYCTDVYGACSGGVIAYTVPAQNYMVNCPYFFNNMAAASSTCHAQDQQTTILHEMTHLRQIKGTSDYGGYGYNFVRSLSAAQNLNHADTYTLFAQSIYAGC from the exons ATGAAGTTCTCCATCGGTGTCTCCCTGCTGGCCACCTTGGCCAGCGCCGTCAACGTTGACATGGCCAAGCGCGACACGTCGCCTCTCGACGTCAAGCTTGAGGCCGTTGGCAACTCCGGTGTCAAGGCCGTCCTCACCAACACCGGCGACTCCGACATCAAGCTCTTCAAGACCGGTACCTTCCTCGACAGCGCCCCCGTCGAGAAGGTTGAGGTTTTCGCTGCCG GCAACAAGATCGACTTTGACGGCGTCCGTCTCCAGATCGCCACCTCGGGCCTGAGCGAGGACGCTTTCCagatcgtcgccgccggccagagcctcgaggtcgagttcGACGCCGCTGAGCTCCACGACCTCAGCAAGGGCGGCTCTGTCGACATCGTCACCCAGGGCTCGTTCCTgtacgccgacgccgactccaccgagatcgccggcaccgtcccCTTCTCCAGCAACAGCGTCCACACCGAGAtcaacggcgaggaggccgcctCCGCCCGCGCCGCTTTCCTGGCCAAGCGCACCATTGTCCAGTCTGACTGCACCGGCACCCGCCGCACCGCAACT GTCAACGCCATCAGCCGCTGCCGCTCTCTTGCTGTCGCTGCctcccaggccgccgcctccggccCCGCCGCTCGCATGACCGAGTACTTCAAGTCCTCGACCACGGCCACCCGCAACTCCGTTGCCACCGTCTTCCGCAACATCGTCTCCGAGTGCGGCAGCACCACCTCCGGCGTCTCCCGCCAGTACTGCACTGACGTCTACGGCGCCTGCTCCGGCGGTGTCATCGCCTACACCGTCCCGGCCCAGAACTACATGGTCAACTGCCCCTACTTCTTCAACAacatggccgccgcctcttcgACCTGCCACGCCCAGGACCAGCAGACCACCAT CCTCCACGAGATGACCCACCTTCGCCAGATCAAGGGCACTTCCGACTACGGCGGATACGGATACAACTTTGTCCGCAGCCTGTCCGCGGCTCAGAACCTGAACCACGCCGACACCTACACCCTTTTCGCTCAAT CCATCTACGCCGGTTGCTAA
- a CDS encoding Glycosyl hydrolase family 61 — translation MYTKVLISALAGATAVSAHGYVQSVTTGGETINTFYPQPGPGEAPAPDTPGWRTVDLENLDYVAIGAVGDADIICHKSATPTKLSIKVAAGDKLTLAWSTWPISHRGPIIDYLAKCDGDCSNATKTDLKFFKIAEKGLTGGSWATDELAGNGDKWDVTIPSDIAPGSYVLREEIIALHSRDGAQFHPQCINLEVSGSGSANPEGVAGTSLYTAQDEGLLFDVWSDATSYPIPGPALYSSTKRRDHPRSLFIVN, via the coding sequence ATGTACACCAAGGTCCTCATTTCCGCTTTGGCCGGCGCCACAGCCGTCTCTGCCCACGGTTACGTTCAAAGTGTTaccaccggcggcgagaccATCAACACCTTCTACCCCCAGCCGGGCCCGGGAGAAGCCCCGGCGCCGGATACCCCTGGTTGGAGAACCGTCGACCTGGAGAACCTCGATTACGtggccatcggcgccgtcggcgacgccgacatcATCTGCCACAAGTCCGCCACCCCCACAAAGCTCAGCatcaaggtcgccgccggcgacaagCTAACCCTCGCCTGGAGCACATGGCCCATAAGCCACAGGGGCCCCATCATCGACTACCTCGCCAAGTGCGACGGCGACTGCTCCAACGCCACCAAGACCGACCTCAAGTTCTTCAAGATCGCCGAGAAGGGCCTCACCGGCGGCTCCTGGGCcaccgacgagctcgccggcaATGGCGACAAGTGGGATGTCACCATCCCCAGCGACATCGCCCCCGGCAGCTACGTCTTGCGCGAAGAGATCATCGCCCTCCACAgccgcgacggcgcccaGTTCCACCCCCAGTGTATCAACCTCGAAGTCTCGGGCAGCGGCTCCGCCAACCCCGAGGGCGTTGCTGGCACAAGCTTGTACACCGCCCAAGACGAGGGTCTCCTTTTTGACGTCTGGAGCGACGCCACCAGCTACCCGATCCCCGGCCCTGCTCTGTACAGCTCCACGAAGCGCCGCGACCACCCCCGCAGCCTCTTCATTGTCAACTAA